In a single window of the Campylobacter iguaniorum genome:
- the abc-f gene encoding ribosomal protection-like ABC-F family protein, with translation MLEVKSLTQRFGQQLLFEDVNLKLNAHNRYGLIGANGAGKSTFLKILSGEIEHTTGDIVVENGKKIGVLGQDQFAFESFSIKDAVLYGNKRLYDAVKEKEKLYMSEEFTDEINDRLSHLEIISAEEDPTYEYETRIEKILSSLGFSDFDKLMSEVESSDKFKVLLAQVLFPKPDILFLDEPTNNLDLDAIAWLEHELINHEGTLVVISHDRHFLNRVCTHILDVDFKQIREFVGNYDDWYIAANLMSRQAEMERDKKLKEKDELEKFIARFSANASKAKQATSRAKQLEKLQISEIKTSSRRDPSILFRTNREIGNELIELTGLNKSFDDKIILKDFSFKMNKGDKVAIIGSNGVGKSTLCKIIMGEMPADSGKIHVGATIELGYFAQDSSNKITGSLKLYEWLQDAKNKDLDEIRKCLGRMLFSGLEQEKEAGSLSGGEKHRLMLSKLMLQKANLLVLDEPNNHLDLEAIIALGEALYNFSGSCICVSHDRELIDAFANRILHLKGNGEIVDFKGTYEEYRQTYDME, from the coding sequence ATGTTAGAGGTCAAAAGTTTAACACAAAGATTTGGTCAGCAGCTGCTTTTTGAAGATGTAAATTTGAAGCTCAATGCACATAATCGCTATGGATTAATCGGTGCAAATGGCGCAGGAAAATCAACATTTCTTAAAATTTTAAGTGGCGAGATCGAGCATACTACTGGCGATATAGTCGTAGAAAATGGCAAAAAAATCGGCGTTTTGGGTCAAGATCAATTCGCCTTTGAGAGCTTTAGTATCAAAGACGCTGTTTTATATGGCAACAAACGCCTATATGACGCAGTAAAAGAAAAAGAAAAACTCTATATGAGCGAGGAATTCACTGATGAGATAAATGATCGCTTGAGCCATCTTGAAATCATCAGCGCCGAAGAAGATCCGACTTATGAGTATGAAACTCGCATCGAAAAAATCCTAAGTTCACTTGGTTTTAGCGACTTTGATAAGCTTATGAGTGAGGTGGAAAGCTCTGATAAATTTAAAGTGCTTCTAGCTCAAGTTTTATTCCCAAAACCTGATATTTTGTTTCTTGATGAGCCGACAAACAACCTTGACCTTGACGCCATCGCATGGTTAGAGCATGAGCTAATCAACCACGAAGGAACGCTTGTAGTCATCAGCCACGATAGGCACTTTTTAAACAGAGTTTGTACTCATATTTTAGATGTCGATTTCAAGCAAATCAGAGAGTTTGTAGGCAACTATGACGACTGGTACATCGCTGCAAATCTGATGAGCCGCCAAGCCGAAATGGAGCGAGATAAAAAGCTAAAAGAAAAAGACGAGCTAGAGAAATTCATCGCTAGATTTAGCGCTAATGCGAGCAAGGCTAAGCAAGCCACGAGTAGGGCAAAACAGCTTGAAAAACTCCAAATCAGCGAGATTAAAACATCTAGCCGTAGAGATCCAAGCATATTATTTAGGACAAACCGCGAAATCGGAAATGAGCTAATTGAATTAACAGGCTTAAACAAAAGCTTTGATGATAAAATCATACTAAAAGACTTTAGCTTCAAGATGAATAAAGGCGATAAAGTCGCTATCATCGGTAGCAACGGCGTAGGAAAATCAACGCTTTGTAAAATCATAATGGGCGAAATGCCAGCTGATAGTGGCAAAATCCACGTGGGGGCGACTATTGAGCTTGGATATTTCGCGCAAGATAGCTCAAACAAAATCACTGGAAGCTTGAAGCTTTATGAGTGGCTTCAAGATGCCAAAAACAAAGACCTTGATGAGATAAGAAAATGTCTTGGCAGAATGCTTTTTAGTGGGCTTGAGCAAGAAAAAGAAGCAGGGAGCTTGAGCGGTGGCGAAAAACACAGATTAATGCTATCAAAACTCATGCTTCAAAAAGCAAATTTGCTAGTCCTTGATGAGCCAAACAACCACCTTGATTTGGAGGCTATCATCGCACTTGGTGAGGCGCTTTATAATTTTAGTGGAAGTTGTATCTGCGTAAGCCACGACCGTGAGCTAATCGATGCGTTTGCCAACCGTATTTTGCACTTAAAAGGCAATGGTGAAATAGTCGATTTCAAAGGCACTTATGAAGAGTATCGCCAGACTTACGATATGGAGTAA
- a CDS encoding autotransporter outer membrane beta-barrel domain-containing protein has product MPKNSAFTPPLLLATSLAVSSALADTLIYDPVGGTTNPTTFAPTTITIGSRNLSNALAPNNSTNNNTITVKSTSGAVNNVFGGYSDNTNVYENTVNISGGAVNDVFGGESDSGSVTGNIVNISGGNIHLVYGGYSDSGSVTGNTINISGGTIESVYGGDSRLGDITGNTINISGGTINGMIYGGKSFRSGNATGNTINISGGTINSFVYGGVTKSGLAINNTINISGNPIFGVGAGLFGGEAEDNLTTFEYSIKGNTLNLRTKDITVQHVGYFEFVNFYLSNNIKANDIILASNYVSRLNQVKIGIGVMDGNTLAIKTGDKVTLINALNDTIDAPLNINDKFTAYQGISNVYEFSVALEDSDKKLVATTTKAGANEKQKAINEGAISSSLSAVSSSEQVDSALNAINSLSFNGFGEASSGSMGASSIKSNTGSYVDSNMIGLIATISKRANDSFIYSAFFEAGYGKYDSFNSFDSGDIKGSGDNSYFGFGLMSKTNLVNNFYIDNSIKFGQVKSDFKSDDFGDSSNKISASFDSKRAYYGLSLGVGNIIELDNRSNLDIYTKLYYTRVGSDSVDMSTNDKFRLDTFNSFIAKLGARYNYEIKESTTLYTGAAYEYEFDAKQKGYNLSYNYEIDPTDMQGSSGSIEAGIKLKPLTNSDRLTLDLGIKGLSGKKEGVSGNVGIEWRL; this is encoded by the coding sequence ATGCCTAAGAACTCAGCCTTTACCCCCCCCCTACTTCTAGCCACTAGTTTAGCAGTCAGCTCAGCTTTAGCTGACACACTCATTTATGACCCAGTAGGTGGCACTACTAATCCAACAACCTTTGCACCGACAACTATAACAATTGGCTCACGTAATTTGAGTAATGCCCTAGCACCAAACAACTCTACAAATAACAATACCATAACCGTAAAAAGCACTAGTGGTGCTGTAAATAATGTCTTTGGCGGATATAGTGATAATACAAACGTATATGAAAATACAGTAAATATATCTGGTGGAGCAGTAAATGATGTCTTTGGCGGAGAGAGCGATTCAGGCTCAGTCACTGGAAATATAGTCAATATTTCTGGCGGAAATATTCACTTGGTCTATGGTGGATATAGCGATTCAGGCTCAGTCACTGGAAATACTATAAACATCTCTGGTGGAACTATTGAATCTGTCTATGGTGGAGATAGTCGCTTAGGCGACATCACAGGAAATACTATAAACATTTCTGGTGGAACTATAAATGGAATGATTTATGGTGGAAAATCCTTTCGCTCAGGCAATGCCACTGGAAATACAATCAATATCTCAGGTGGAACTATAAATAGCTTTGTCTATGGTGGAGTTACTAAATCAGGCTTGGCTATCAATAATACTATAAATATATCTGGCAATCCAATATTTGGAGTTGGTGCTGGATTATTTGGTGGAGAAGCTGAAGACAATCTAACAACATTTGAATACTCAATTAAAGGCAATACGCTAAATTTAAGAACAAAAGATATAACGGTACAACATGTGGGATACTTCGAGTTTGTAAACTTTTATCTTTCAAATAATATTAAAGCAAATGATATAATCTTGGCTTCAAATTATGTTAGCAGGCTTAATCAAGTCAAAATCGGCATAGGAGTAATGGATGGCAACACTCTAGCTATAAAGACTGGTGATAAGGTTACTCTTATAAATGCTCTAAATGATACTATAGACGCCCCTTTAAATATCAATGATAAATTTACAGCCTATCAAGGCATTAGTAATGTTTATGAGTTTAGTGTCGCCCTTGAAGACAGTGACAAAAAACTAGTCGCCACCACCACAAAAGCTGGTGCCAATGAAAAACAAAAAGCCATAAATGAAGGAGCAATCTCAAGCTCACTAAGTGCTGTATCAAGTAGTGAGCAAGTAGATAGTGCGTTAAATGCTATAAACTCTTTAAGCTTTAATGGTTTTGGTGAAGCTAGTAGTGGAAGTATGGGAGCAAGTAGTATTAAAAGTAATACAGGAAGCTATGTAGATTCTAATATGATAGGACTAATAGCCACTATTAGTAAAAGAGCAAATGATAGCTTTATATACTCAGCATTCTTTGAAGCTGGATATGGTAAGTATGATAGCTTTAATAGCTTTGATAGTGGAGATATAAAAGGAAGTGGAGATAACTCATACTTCGGGTTTGGTCTTATGAGTAAGACTAATCTAGTAAATAACTTCTATATAGATAATAGTATTAAATTTGGTCAAGTTAAGAGTGATTTTAAAAGTGATGATTTTGGAGATAGTAGCAATAAGATAAGTGCTAGCTTTGATTCTAAAAGAGCTTATTATGGATTATCTCTTGGAGTGGGTAATATAATAGAACTTGATAATAGATCAAATTTAGATATCTATACAAAGCTATATTATACTAGAGTAGGAAGTGATAGTGTAGATATGAGTACTAATGATAAATTTAGGCTTGATACATTTAACTCTTTTATAGCTAAGCTTGGAGCTAGATATAATTATGAGATTAAAGAGAGTACTACTTTATATACTGGGGCAGCTTATGAATATGAGTTTGATGCTAAACAAAAAGGATATAACCTAAGCTATAACTATGAGATAGATCCTACTGATATGCAAGGAAGTAGTGGGAGCATTGAAGCTGGTATCAAACTAAAACCACTTACAAATAGTGATAGACTTACTCTTGATCTAGGAATCAAAGGATTAAGCGGTAAGAAAGAAGGTGTGAGTGGTAATGTAGGGATTGAGTGGAGGTTGTAA
- the kcuS gene encoding KCU-star family selenoprotein, translated as MKLFAKLQKVWQAYEKLDEALYPLIGLRKYDTYLEHFKKHHPGEKPLSRAEFFRESQDAKAKNVKC; from the coding sequence GTGAAGCTATTTGCTAAACTCCAAAAAGTTTGGCAAGCATACGAAAAGCTCGATGAAGCCCTGTATCCACTTATAGGGCTTCGCAAGTATGATACTTACTTGGAGCATTTCAAAAAACATCATCCAGGAGAAAAGCCACTCTCCAGGGCTGAGTTTTTCAGAGAATCCCAAGATGCAAAAGCCAAAAATGTAAAATGCTGA
- a CDS encoding carbon starvation CstA family protein, whose product MVKLYQKLIWLLVSIVGAWAFGVLALHTGESISAIWLVLASVCIYLIGYTFYGRFIAQKVLMLDDRRATPAYTMNDGKDYTPTNKYVLFGHHFAAIAGAGPLVGPVLAAQMGYLPSMIWLLVGVVLAGAVHDFVVLFLSVRRNGKSLGEMIKEELGAFTGGVAMIGIFFIMLIIVAILAMVVVKALADSPWGLFTIAMTIPIAIFMGIYMRYLRPGKVIEASVIGFVLLIISLWGGHYVAADPFWKDVFSLKATTLAWLTIAYGFIAAILPVWFLLAPRDYLSTFLKIGVIAGMAIVIVIIGPSLQMPAVTSFTDGTGPVFAGPLFPFLFITIACGAISGFHALISSGTTPKMVEKESQTLFIGYGSMLMESLVGVMALVTATILTPGLYFSINIGGLGTDVVAAAAKITQLGFSISPEDILNLAKSVGEETMMSRTGGAPTFAVGLAILFSELMGGAASMPFWYHFAILFEALFILTAVDAGTRTGRFMIQDILGNIYKPMADTKSWLWGIVATIICVAGWGYLLYSGVTDPMGGIYTLWPLFGAANQMLAGIALMLATVVIFKMGRARYSWVTIVPLIWVLVTTMYAAFQKLLPANGERVHDAVSHVATAQNTAAKLANMTDPAAIAKAEAVIRNNIIDAVLCGLFMIVVVVVAVQTIRICMRIYKDGNAKAYPLNESEYKKASDYSEAIC is encoded by the coding sequence AGTTTTAGCACTTCACACGGGCGAAAGCATTAGTGCTATTTGGCTCGTTCTTGCTAGCGTTTGTATATATCTTATAGGTTATACATTTTACGGCAGATTCATAGCTCAAAAGGTCTTGATGCTAGACGATAGGCGTGCTACTCCAGCCTATACAATGAATGACGGCAAAGACTACACTCCTACAAATAAATATGTATTATTTGGTCACCACTTCGCAGCTATCGCTGGAGCTGGTCCGTTAGTAGGTCCAGTACTGGCAGCTCAAATGGGTTATTTGCCAAGTATGATTTGGCTTTTGGTGGGTGTTGTTTTAGCTGGCGCTGTGCATGACTTCGTCGTGCTGTTTTTGTCAGTTAGAAGAAACGGCAAGAGCCTTGGTGAGATGATTAAAGAAGAGCTTGGTGCATTTACTGGTGGCGTTGCTATGATAGGTATTTTCTTCATTATGCTTATTATTGTTGCTATCCTTGCGATGGTTGTTGTAAAGGCTTTAGCTGATTCTCCTTGGGGATTATTTACTATAGCTATGACTATTCCAATTGCGATTTTCATGGGAATTTACATGAGATATTTACGTCCTGGCAAGGTTATAGAAGCTTCTGTTATAGGATTTGTGCTTCTTATCATCTCACTTTGGGGCGGTCACTACGTCGCAGCTGATCCGTTTTGGAAAGATGTATTCTCTCTCAAAGCTACAACTCTAGCTTGGCTTACTATAGCTTATGGTTTTATCGCTGCTATCTTGCCAGTTTGGTTCTTACTAGCTCCAAGAGATTATCTAAGTACATTCCTTAAAATCGGCGTTATAGCTGGCATGGCTATCGTGATAGTTATCATCGGACCAAGCTTGCAAATGCCAGCAGTTACTAGCTTTACAGATGGCACTGGTCCAGTTTTTGCAGGGCCACTATTTCCATTCCTTTTCATCACTATTGCTTGTGGTGCAATATCTGGTTTCCACGCTCTAATATCTAGTGGAACAACTCCAAAAATGGTAGAAAAAGAGAGTCAAACTCTATTTATTGGATATGGCTCTATGCTTATGGAAAGCCTTGTTGGCGTTATGGCTCTTGTGACTGCTACTATCCTTACTCCAGGACTTTATTTTTCTATCAATATCGGCGGTCTTGGCACTGATGTTGTCGCAGCAGCAGCCAAAATCACTCAACTAGGATTTAGCATTTCGCCTGAAGATATACTAAATTTAGCAAAAAGCGTAGGCGAAGAGACTATGATGAGTAGAACTGGTGGTGCTCCTACATTTGCCGTGGGTCTAGCTATACTATTTTCTGAGCTTATGGGTGGCGCTGCTTCTATGCCGTTTTGGTATCACTTCGCTATTTTATTTGAAGCGTTATTTATCCTTACAGCAGTTGATGCAGGCACAAGGACAGGTAGATTCATGATCCAAGACATACTTGGCAACATCTACAAACCAATGGCAGATACAAAAAGCTGGCTTTGGGGTATCGTGGCTACTATCATCTGCGTGGCTGGTTGGGGATACTTGCTATATAGCGGTGTAACTGATCCAATGGGTGGTATTTATACACTTTGGCCTTTATTTGGTGCTGCAAACCAAATGCTAGCTGGCATCGCGCTAATGCTTGCAACTGTCGTAATCTTCAAAATGGGAAGAGCAAGATACTCATGGGTGACTATAGTTCCACTTATTTGGGTTCTTGTCACTACGATGTACGCTGCATTCCAAAAGCTTCTTCCAGCCAACGGCGAAAGAGTTCATGACGCAGTTAGCCACGTCGCCACTGCACAAAACACAGCAGCCAAACTAGCCAATATGACTGATCCAGCTGCCATAGCTAAAGCTGAAGCAGTCATCAGAAACAACATAATAGACGCTGTTTTATGTGGATTATTTATGATAGTTGTCGTTGTTGTCGCAGTTCAGACAATCAGGATTTGCATGAGAATTTACAAAGATGGCAATGCAAAAGCTTATCCACTAAACGAAAGCGAATACAAAAAAGCGAGCGACTATAGTGAAGCTATTTGCTAA